In Halarcobacter bivalviorum, a genomic segment contains:
- a CDS encoding Na+/H+ antiporter NhaC family protein, which produces MSSTIKLLLILAILPIALFADGKDNAVTYGALTLLPPLVAIVLAFITRNVIFSLFMGIFTGTFMVNISGANIFASFFNAFVDMSGKMVGSLADSWNAGIVLQVLTIGGLIAVITKMGGPRAIAEKLAAKAKTPATAQFYTWLMGFFIFFDDYANSLVVGPIMRPVTDKLKVAREKLAFIIDSTAAPIAGLALISTWVGYELSLIKDAYVSIGQPDINAFAIFVETLPYRFYNILMLAFVFISALSLREFGPMHTAAKRAYEKGQVTNPKTDSNLMNQENSFMMPKEGVSYSIFNAIIPIFVLIIVAIVGFYINGISGLEGETLKAVQADPYSFASIQSAFGAADASIVIFEAALLASLVAIGMGLQQKIFSLHEAIETWVFGVKALVITAVILILAWSLSSVMKELGTAQYLVTMLSDTTPQFILPTIIFVLGSIISFSTGTSYGTMGILMPLTIPLASAIGIHTGLEGTDLHNYIVLNVGAVLTGAIFGDHCSPISDTSILSSMASSCNHMDHISTQLPYALFVGFVAIVFGYLPAAFGVSVYVLLPLGLAIIYLVIRFYGKPYMTK; this is translated from the coding sequence TTGAGTAGTACTATAAAATTATTATTAATTTTAGCTATTTTACCGATAGCTCTCTTTGCTGATGGAAAAGATAATGCTGTAACTTATGGTGCTTTAACTCTGCTTCCACCCTTGGTTGCAATTGTTTTAGCATTTATTACTAGAAATGTTATCTTCTCTTTATTTATGGGGATATTTACTGGAACATTTATGGTAAATATTAGTGGTGCAAATATTTTTGCTTCTTTTTTTAATGCCTTTGTTGATATGTCAGGGAAAATGGTTGGTTCTCTTGCAGATTCATGGAATGCAGGTATTGTTTTACAAGTATTAACAATTGGTGGTTTAATCGCAGTTATTACTAAAATGGGAGGACCAAGAGCTATTGCAGAAAAACTTGCTGCAAAAGCAAAAACTCCAGCAACTGCACAATTTTATACTTGGTTAATGGGTTTCTTTATTTTCTTTGATGATTATGCAAACTCTTTAGTAGTAGGTCCAATTATGAGACCTGTAACAGATAAACTAAAAGTTGCAAGAGAAAAATTAGCTTTTATTATTGACTCAACAGCTGCACCTATTGCAGGATTAGCACTTATTTCTACTTGGGTTGGATATGAATTATCATTAATCAAAGATGCTTATGTATCTATTGGGCAACCAGATATAAATGCTTTTGCTATTTTCGTAGAAACATTGCCATATAGATTTTATAATATTTTAATGCTGGCTTTTGTTTTTATCTCTGCACTTTCTTTAAGAGAATTTGGACCAATGCATACAGCTGCAAAAAGAGCTTATGAAAAAGGACAAGTTACAAATCCTAAAACTGATTCAAACTTAATGAATCAAGAAAACTCTTTTATGATGCCTAAAGAAGGAGTTTCTTACTCTATTTTTAATGCAATTATTCCAATCTTTGTTTTAATTATTGTTGCAATTGTTGGATTTTATATTAATGGTATTAGTGGCTTAGAAGGTGAGACGTTAAAAGCAGTACAAGCAGATCCATACTCTTTTGCTTCTATTCAATCAGCATTTGGAGCAGCAGATGCTTCTATTGTTATTTTTGAAGCAGCACTTTTAGCTTCTTTAGTTGCTATTGGAATGGGTTTACAACAAAAAATCTTCTCTTTACATGAAGCGATTGAAACTTGGGTATTTGGGGTTAAAGCACTTGTAATTACAGCTGTGATTTTAATCCTTGCTTGGTCTTTATCATCAGTTATGAAAGAGCTTGGAACAGCACAATATTTAGTAACAATGTTATCTGATACAACACCTCAGTTTATTTTACCAACTATTATTTTTGTATTAGGTTCTATTATCTCATTTTCAACTGGTACATCATATGGAACAATGGGTATTTTAATGCCTTTAACTATTCCATTAGCAAGTGCAATTGGTATTCATACAGGATTAGAGGGTACTGATTTACATAACTATATTGTATTAAATGTAGGGGCAGTTTTAACTGGTGCTATTTTTGGAGATCATTGTTCTCCAATTTCTGATACATCTATTTTATCTTCGATGGCATCATCTTGTAATCATATGGACCACATCTCTACGCAGTTACCATATGCACTTTTTGTAGGTTTTGTTGCAATTGTATTTGGATATTTACCTGCAGCATTTGGTGTATCTGTTTATGTATTGCTTCCTCTTGGATTAGCAATCATTTATTTAGTAATAAGATTCTACGGAAAACCTTATATGACAAAATAA